The Candidatus Desulfarcum epimagneticum region CATTTTGGAAGCCAATTCATCCTGCCTGACCGCGTTATGAAAACTCGGCATATCCCGATATGCCTTAAGTTTTCACGCCTTGTCAGACAGGCGACTTAACTCCCAAAATTGTAAATTAATTTTTGAGCGAACCCATAGGAATTTTTAGCTTAGCCATCCCAAGCTTTTTTACGAGTTTATCAAATTTGATGGCGTCGTAAAAACCGGGTGAGACGGCATCGTTTACAGAGGAATCTTATCCACCACATCCGCCGCCTTATCAATGGCCTCATCCACCACGTCCCCCACCACAGGAACAACCGAAATAACAGCCCCTCCCACCCTCATGGGCACAGTCACGGCCTTTGTTAACAGGCATCCGCTTAAAAAGATCAAAGACAAAGTCAACAGCAAGTATTTTATAGATTTCATAATTCCGCCTCTTTTAAATAAAGAAAATGATGGGGGAAACGTTTATCCCCTGTTTTTATTAAAAATATTCTATTTGCGATGAAAAGTCAAGATGAATCCTTGACATTATATCGCCATGGCCCGCGCATCTGGGAACCCCTCCAGCGCGAGCAGTTTGGGGAAAAATGTCGCGGCAAAAACAGACGAGGCCCCGGGCAAAAGTCGCCGCGCTGATCCATGCCTCCCCAGGGGAAATCATATTCACCAGCTGCGGAAAGGAGAGCGACAACGCCACCATTGAGTCAAACCCCGGCAAAAAACATATCATCGCCTCCCGGGTGGAGCGCCCCGCCGCAAAAACCTTTTCGACATTAATCAGCAGTATATATTACTTTACCACGAGATGTAAAGGAAACCCCTTGTTGTGATTGCGTGCCAATCATTATTGATTCAATAATGGGGGGATTAACAAATTTATTGGATTGCCATTCAACCATAAAATTGGCGCCTGACCCCCCAGTTTTGTCTCTTTCTGATATCACATAGCGCAAAGAGCCTAATGGATTCAATATGATGGGTTTGTCCATATATTTTTTCAACAATTTGCCTTGCGTTTCATAATAATCAACCATGTTGATTTTGATTCGATGCTTTGGATCAATGTTTCTAATGCTCAATGTCACCGTCAACATGAAAGGTCTCTCTCTATTGCCACTATAAATGTGTGAATAAGCGGGCACGTACAGAACCTGGCCTTTTGACAAGTCAATGTTTTTTTCAGCGGCATATGATAAAAGGGGTGGAACAAAAATAAACCAAAATAAAATAAACAAATATCCAAAAGGAATATTATTTCTCATTTTTTTCTCCAAATATGCCCCATTTGACGATGTTCAAAACAAAATAGAGCAGTTAAGGATTACCTTCAAATAAAAAGCGCGCAGTTTAAACGCCTCAATCCGGCTTATAAGGCTTTCCCAAAGCGGCCGGGGGGCGGCCGGAAAAAATCTTCAGGACGGATTTCGCCAGCCGTCTTTTGCCGGCCCAGTCCAGGACCGATTCTTTCTGGGCGAAATCCATGATCAGAAGGGCGAATATCATCAGGGGAAAGGGGGCGATCTGAAGCGCCTGGGCCGGGATCGAGGGAAACCAGCCCTGGAAATAAATGCCCGCGATTTGCAGAAACGAAAAAAAACAGGCGCCCAAAACGGCCCGGACCGGATGCCATCCCCCGAAAATCACCAGGGCCAGGGCGATCCAGCCCGTTCCCTCGGCCCCCTGGGGGCGGCCCCAGCCCGGCTTCACCGAAAGGGAAAAGGCCGCGCCCGCAAGGCCCGTGAAAATCCCCCCGCACACCACGCAGAGCATCCGGATGGGCCGGGGGGAAAGCCCCCGGGCGTAAGACGCCTCGGGGCGCTCGCCCACGGATCTCAGGCTCAGGCCCGCGGGGGTTTTGTATATGAAAAACCAGAGCAGAAAGGTCAGAAAAAAGCCCATGTAAACCGGGACGGAATGGGAAAAAAACGCCTCGCCGAAAAAGGGAATGTCGCGCAGGAGCCAGATGGGCGCCGTCTCGGCCTGGGGCCCCCGGACCCCGGCGTAGGGGTTTCCGAGGAAATAGGCGAGGTCCCGGGCCATGAGGGTCAAAGCGAAGCCCACCGCTGTCTGGGACCGGCCCAGGTAAACGCTGAAAACCGCCACCACCAGGGCGCACAGCCCTCCCACCGCCGCCGCCGAGACAAAGCCCGCCGCCACGCTGCCGGTTTCATAGGCCGTCGCAAAGGCGACCATGGCGGTTAAAAGGATGACGCCGTCTATGGACAGATTGATGACCCCGGATTTTTCCGTCAGGGTCTCGCCCAGAACCGCCAGGACAATGGGCGCGGCCACCGCCAGGACCCCTGAAAAAAGCATGGCCGGGCTGATGTCCATTATTCCGCCCGCCGTGTGTGTTTAAGGTCGTGCCAGGATCTGGCTCCCAGGGCCGCCAGGACCAGGGCGCCCTGGATCACCCCGCTTAAGGAAGAGTCGATCTGCAAAACCATGGGAAGCTGGATGCTGCCCACATTCAGACAGGCGAAAAAAAACGCCACCACCGGAACCATTCGAATCCCGTAGTTGGAAAGCATGGCCACCAGAAGCGCCAGGTATCCGTAATTGCTGGAGATGGCCGGTATCAGGCGGTGATAGACCCCGGTGACCTGGACGGTCCCGGCCAGCCCCGCGAACCCCCCGGCCAGAACCATGCCGATGATCATCAGCCGGGCGGGTCTGGCGCCCAGAAGAAAGGCCGCCGCGCGGTTTTCCCCGATGGCCCGGAAATGAAGGCCGATCCGGGCCCGGTTCAACACAAACCCGGCGGCCGCGATGGCGGCCAGCGCCAGCGCCAGACCCGCCGGGGAGATCCGGAAATTCGGCCAGACCGAAAGCCACAGCCCGGGCTCAAAAAGCGCCGTGCCGCTCATGGAGGCCGAGCCGGGGCGCCGCCACTTCCCGAATATCAGCCACAGCACAAGGCCCTGGGCCACAAAGTTGAGCCCCAGACCCGCGAAAATTTCGTTGACCCCGCCCTTTGTTTTTAAAAAACCCGCGACCATGGCCCACAGCGCCCCGCCCGCCGCGCCGGCGAAAAAGGACAGGCAGAGAAACAGGGCCGGGAAATCCACGGCCGGCCCCATCCTGAGCAGGGCGGTGGCGCACACGGCGCCCACGATCATCTGGCCTTCCACCCCGATGTTCCACAGGTTCATTCTGAATGTGAAAAGCAGTCCGCAGGCGCAAAGGACCAAAGGAATCCACACCTGGATGACCCGGGCGAATTTTCCCCAGGAGCCCAGGGAGCCCTTGAGCATCAGAAAACACGCATCAACAGGATCGGCGCCCGCCAGGAACAGCGCCAGGGCCGCGAACGCGAAGGCGGCCCCGGCCGCCGCGCACGCGCGGAAAACAGAACTCAGAAGCGGCGGAGGCTTACGCATCAGACCGTATATCGCCGGCGATGGCCCGGCCGATTTCGCCGACATCGGCGTTTTCCATGTTAAAATCCTTAATAATGGCGCCGTTGAAAAACACAAGGGCGCGGTGGGCGGCCATGATGGCGTCGTCGATTTCAGAGGAGGAGAACAAAACAGCGGCCCCGTTCACGGCGTGGCGTTTCAGGCGCTCCCACACCATGCGGGCCGATTCGGGGTCCAGCCCCCGGGCCGGGTCCTCCAGGAGCAAAACAGCGGGATTTTGAGGAAGAAAGGACATGAGCAGCCGCTGCTGGTTTCCCCCGGAAAGCGCCCCGGCGGCGGAGCCGGGGGAGCCTTTGATGTCAAAACGGCCGATGGCCGCCCGGGCCGTTTCAAGGCCCTGTTTTCGATTTAAAAAAAAGCCTTTTTTTCTTTTCAGGATAAAATGCTCGGAGATGGAAAAGGAGGAAATCAGCCCCTCCCCCACCCGGTCCGCCGGCAGAAAGGCCGCGCCCATTTCCTGAAAGCGGCGGAAAGGTTTTCCGGTCATGTTTTGGCCCCGCAGGAAAACCTCGCCCGCGCCCGGCCGCTTGAGCCCGGCGCCCATCCGGAAAAAAAGGGACTGGCCGCTTCCCTCCACGCCCAGAAGCGCCGTGATTTCTCCCCGGCGCGCCGTGACATGGCAGTTTTTCAGGCCCGGCCCCGGGCCCCCGGCGCTCACATGCCGAAACTCCAAAACCGCCTCGCCCGCGACCGACGCCGGGGCGCGAAAGGGTGGGGGCCTGGTCTTAAACATCATCTCAAACACGGTCTCGGCGTCAAAAGGCCGGCTGATCCGGCCGGCGACCTTCCCGCGCCTTAACACCGTGACCTCATCGCAAAGCGCCCGGACATCCTCCAGTTTATGGGACACCAGAACCACGCTTTTTCCCATGGCGGCCAGACGGCGCAGCGCCTCAAACAGCCCCTCTTTCAAACGGTCCGATATCCCGGTGGCGGGCTCGTCCAGTATAAGAACCCGGACGCCTTTTTCCAAAAGACGCAAAAGCTCCAGCTGATGCCGCTGGCCGATGGTGAGACTCTCCTCCAGGGCCCCCGGGTCCAGGTTGAAATTGAACCGGGCCATGGCCCCTTCCAGTTTCTTCAAAAAGGTTTTCCGGTCGCCCCCGGACTGACCCAGCATAAAATTTTCCAGAACCGTCAGGCCCGGAAAATCCATCGGCTCCTGAAACAGCATGCCGACACCGGCGCGAAGGGCCATGGCCGGATTCTTAAAGTCCGCCCTGCGGCCGTCGATCCGAATGGAGCCGCCGGTTTTTTGAACGGCGCCGGCCAGAATTTTCATCAGCGTGCTTTTGCCGGCCCCGTTTTCGCCCAGCGCTCCATGAATAGAGCCTTTCTTGATCACAAGCGACACGCCGTCGTTGGCTTTGACGGGGCCGTAATACTTGCGAATGTCTCTCATCTCAACGTGGATGTCCGAATCCCGGTGGGTCATGTCAAGGCGTCCCGATTTATTCCGCCGCGCCCCGGCCGGTCATGCCCTTCAGAAGATCCCGCATGCGCCATACCTGGGAATCGGTGGCCGTCTCCCCCTTTTTAACAAAAACGCTTCCGTCCTGGTAGTCCAGCGGACCGGTGAAAAGGTTCACGGCCCCGGAGCCCAAATCCTGAATAAAGGCGTCCAGGGATTTTTTCGCGTTTGCCGAAAGCCCTTTTCCCGGGATGAACCCCACGGGGCTGGAGTCGGGATCGTTGATGTTCTTCCAGTCGGGATGGGACCATATCCATTCCGATTCCCACCGGCCCGCCCGAAGCTTTTTGATAAAATTCACATAATCCGGTCCCCAGTTAAAGTACGGGACCCCCAGGCAGACCTCCGGGGCGCTCCCGCACGCCCCCACATAATCGTATGGAACGGCCCACACGCGTTTGCCTTCCCGGCGCTTCTGATCGGCCACCACCAGGGCCTCGGTGGTGTCGATGCCCGAGATGACCACGTCATGGCCCGAGTTGAAAAAATTCCGCGTCACCTGGGTGGGATCCGCCGTGACGCCCGGAATGTTGAACCAGAAGCCGATCCAGGTGACCTTGAACGTCAAATCCTTCGGGTCCTTTCCCAGGACCTTTTCCCAGGCGTATCGGGCGCCCAGGTAGGCGGAGGCGGTCAGCCTGCGGGTCTCTTCGTTCAAAAGGGGGCCCAGGTAGGCCAGCTTGCCGGTCTTGGTGGAAAGGGCCGCCGCGAAACCGGCCATCATCTTGCCGTACTCCATGCGCCCCATAAGATTGCTCAAATTTTTCGGGGCCTTTCCCGTCAGAACGTCGTCTCCTGAAACATGGATAAAACGGACGCCCGGGTACATGAGAGCGGCCTGACGGGCTCCGTCCTTCATGTCATCGGAGTTGGCGATGATCAGCCGGGCGCCTTTCTCGACCATATCCTCCACCAGCTGGGGGACGGTGACGCCGGGCCGGTCCGAGGGATTGACCTTGTCGATATAAATCATCCGGGTCCCGGGGATTTTTTTCTCCACATACTTCCCGGCCTCGAAATGGGCCTGGCTCCAGCCCCGGTCATTGCGCGGCCCCACCAGAAGGAGGCCGAAGACCCATTCTTTTTCAGCGGCCCGGACGGAATGGGCCGGGGCCATCATCAGCATGGACAGCGCCACGGCGACGGCGAAGATGGATCCAAAGGTTTTTTTATTCATCATAACAGGCCTCCTCCCCCATATCAAAAAAGGAATAAAAGATTAAAACGGCTGACGACTTTAAAAAACATGTTTGTCTCTTTCCCCCCTTATAAAAAAACCCCGCCCCCAGGTCAAGGAAAACTCCTCGTCCGCCCATATTGACATCCGGCCGCAGTCATGTTAACCCTGTGGGACAGACGAGGCGTTTTTTCAAGCGATTCAAAAAAGACAAAAGGCCCCCAAAATGGACTTCACGCCCTCTCCCATACAGACCCTGGCTCTCTGGCGTCTTTTGTTCTCCGACGACCCGGCGCCCATGCAGTCCAGGCTCAAGCCCCGTCTGACCCCGGCCCAGAGAAAGGAGCTGGCCGACGCCGGTCTTATTTGTCTTTCAAAGCGTGGGCGGGCCTTTTATGTGGAGCTGACGGAAAAAGCCTGGGCCTGGGCCGAAAAAAACCTCGACGCGCCTTTTTCCCGCACCGTCAACGCGGCGGCGCCTTTCGCCTGTCTGCTTTCAGCGCTCAAGCGCCACATGGCGGCCGAAAACATCCCCCTGACCGAAATATTGCGCCCCAAAGAAAACGGCGAAAAACATAAAAAAGCCGAAACGTCCCGAAACGCGGTTTCGCCCGGGCGGGGAATTCGCCGAGGCAAAGACCATGAGAAAGACCAGGGAAAAAAAAGGATCAAAGCCGCCTGCCTGGAGGCGTCCGGCGGAAGATTAAACGTTCGGATCCGCCTGGCCCGTCTGCGCGAAATCGCGGATGACATTCCCCCCCGGACCCTGGAGGCGATCATCCGAGACATGCAATTGGACGGGACCGCGGTTCTCTACCCCTTGGACGACCCGTCTGAAATCACGCCGGAGGACGAGGCGGCGGCCGTCTTAGTCATGGGGAGAAAAAACCACATCCTGTACATGACCTCGATGTGACGCCCCGGCGGGCGTCCGGTTTGGTTTAAAACACTTTTAAAAATAAAAAAAGGCCCTGACGCATGATTCATCCCGGCGCCCTTGAAAACGCGGATTTCAACTGGACCCTGAACGTCAAAAGCGTGTGGGAGCCCTCTCCCCATGATGTCCCGGAACTGCGCCGGGAATTTAAAAAAAACATCTCCCGGGACCTGGACCAGATGGCGGAAAGCCCCTCTTCCCTGTCGCCCCTGGGGCATGTGCTGTCCGGGCCGGCCGGCTCGGGGAAAACCCACCTGCTGGGGGCGCTGAGACGGGAAAATGAAAAAAAAATCGGCGCCTTCATCCTGGCGGACATGACCCACGCCCCGGACTTTTCCGAAACCATCCTTTCGGGATATGTGGACTCCCTGCAACGGCCCCCGGGAAACGACCCCAACGGGGCGCCCCAGTTCCAGGAATGGCTCACCCATATGCTTTTCGGCCTCAAACTGGCCAAACCCGGCCAACGGCCCGCTAAAAAACTCTCCAAATCCGGCTATAAAAAACTCATCCGCCAAAAAGAGAAAATCACCCGCCGTCTTTTAAGCCTCTACCCCGCTGAAATGCGCGCCCATAAAGACGCCCTGACGGCCCTTCTGCTTCTCAACTCCGCCTCTCCCGGGATTTCCCAGGTCGGGTACCAGTGGCTGCGGGGCCTTGAGATCCAAAAAAACGAAAAAGACGCCTTCGGCTTCGCCCGGACAAGGGAAAACCCAAACCGGATCATCGCCTCCCTCTCCCGGCTCATGAGCCTCAAGGGGCCCGCCATACTGGCCCTGGACCAGCTCGACTCCACTGTGATCCGACGCCATCTGGCCTCGGGAGACGGCTCCGGCGGGCGTCTGTCCGACCGGCAGGGTTTGTCCATGTCGCGCCTGGAGGAGATCGGCGGCGGGCTCATGGCGCTTCGGGACATGACCTCAAGGACCCTCATCGTGGTCTCATGTCTGGAGACCACCTGGCAGGCGCTCATGGAAAAAACCGTGGCCTCCGCCGCCCACCGCTTTCATCCGCCCCATCGCCTGGGGCCGGTCATCAAAAGCAAAACCGCCGAAAGCATAGCGGCGGTAAGACTCGCCCCGGCGTACAAAAAGGCGAAATTTATCCCCCCCTACCCCTCCTGGCCCTTCCGGCCGTCGGCCTTTGAAACCGCCCGGGAGCTTTTCCCCCGGGAAATACTCCAGAGATGCGACCGCCATCGGGAGATGTGCCTCAAACAAAAAAAGATTCAGGAGCTGACCTCCTTCGGCGGGCCGGGGTCGGACGCCCAGCCGGAAAGCCCCCCCGGCGGCACGAACCAGTCGGGCAAGCGGGATGAATGGAACCACACATTCAAAAACCTGAAAAAAAACGCCGACATCTCCAGAATTTTCGAGGGGGAAGACGGGGAAACACGCGCGGCCGCGCTCATTCAAAGCGCGTTTAAAAGCTTTGTTTGCGAAAACGATTTTCCGAAAAACGCCGAAACGGCCCTGGAAACCGAATTCCGGGGGGACGGGAAATACCCGCCCCTTCACGCCCGGATCCAGGTCATTTTCCCCTCTTCAAAAAACAGCGGGGGAAAAAACCGGGAAAGGCATTTTTGCGCCCGGGCCATCTTCAAAACCCATGTCATCGCCTTCCAGGCGCGTCTGAAAGCCGCCATGACCGCCTCCGGGATCGGCCCGAACGCGCCGGACAGACGCATGGTCATAGCGTCCCTGGGGCCGGCGGCGCCCCCGGGGGGCGAAAAAACCCTGGCCATGGTGGACTGGTTCAAAGAAAACGGGGGAATCTTCGCAAGGCTTTCAGATGACGATCTTAAAACCATGCTGGCCCTCCAGGCCATGGAAAACGAGCGAAGCCCCGGGTTTCTTAACTGGCTCAAGGAACAAAAACCCGCCACAGGGCTGGAATTCATGGAGAGCGCGACGCCTTTTCTCCTTGAAAAAAAGCCGGAAAAGCCCCCTGCCCCTCTTCCGGATTCCCCCGCGCCCGACTCCGCCCCCCAGGGGGATTTTGTCCTGGGTCTGGGCGCCGACCCGGACCCCGAAGCGGATCCGGCGGACGCGGAAAAACAAAAAACCGCCGACGTCATCGCCGTCCCCCCGGGAATTTTCGCCGGGGCCTCCATGATCCTTTCCGGCGAGGGGTCCGGGAAAAACGCCCTGGTTTTAAGCCTTGTCCGAAGCGCCGCCGCTTTAAACGCCCCGACCGTGATTTTTGACTCAGGGGGGGCGTTTGGAGAAATCTCATCCCTGGGAAACCCGGAATCCCATGATTTCGACATTGACAAAAAAAGCATGCAGACCTGGAGAAAACCGGGCGTGGAGCCGGGCCGCCTCTTCCGGGAGCGGGAATCGTCCATCCAGGGGTTTGCGAAAATTCATGCGCCGGTGTTTGACGCCTCGGGCATGATCGCCAATTTCAAAGTTCTGGATGAGCTGATGGTCCGGGTCTGCCGAACCCTTATTCAATGGATGAAAAACAGGCCCGACGCCCCCGGCGTCCTGAACGGGCTGCTCATCTTTGACGAGGCGTCCCGCTTCATCCCCGCCTCGGGCAAGGGCGAGTCCCCCCCGCTCATCCGGGAGCTGATCGAAATGGCGCGAAAAAAGGGTTTCGGGCTGATTTTCGCCACAGAATCGCCCGGGGATGTGAGCCTGGATCTCATGGACCGGCGCTCATGCTACTTTCTCGGAAAGGCCAGCTCGCCTGCGGCCATCAATATCATCAACAGCCGCCGAAAGCCCCATAAGCGCGACAACGGGGACATTCCCCGCCTTCCCGGCGGAAAATTCCATTTCGTGGGGCCCGGCGGAATGGAATATGTCTTCCAGGTTCGGTGAGCGGGCGATTTTTTAAAAAAAAATGCCGAAATCCCTTGAAAACCGCCCGACGATCTGATATGGTCCCGTTTTCGACAAGGGTTCACTCAAAAATTAGTTTACAATTTTGGGAGTTAAGTCGCCTGGCTGACAAGGCGTGAAAACTTGAGGCATATCGGGATATGCCGAGTTTTCATAACGCGGTCAGGCAGGATGAATGGGCTTCCAAAATGTAAAGTTATTTTTGAGTGAGCCCTAAACCTTGTGGTGGGTGTAGCTCAGCTGGTAGAGCGCCGGGTTGTGGCCCCGGTTGTCGAGGGTTCAAGTCCCTTCACTCACCCCATTTTTTTCCTCCGACTTCCCCCACGCGCCCGTAGCTCAGCTGGATAGAGCGCCGGACTTCGAATCCGTAGGCCGCAGGTTCGAGTCCTGCCGGGCGCGCCAGTTTGAGTTTGTTGGGTTTTTGGGGTTCATGGCGCTTGTTGAGTTCCCCCATCCTTCGATTTCCTGCGCAAATTCTTTCTGTTTTCAAAAAAATCGGCGCTGTTTCATACCGCCGAAGACATATTCCCCGCGCGGATCGGTTATTTTATTGGTAGAAAAAACAGCCCGATATTGTTAAACATTTTTCCCAATGACCCTGTTGATTTTTCGGGAAGCTGTTTTTCTATGAGCGTCTCATCATATCTTTTTGTATTTCGTCAGGAATCCTGAGCATGATATTTATGGCCTTATACCGCAAAAAGTGTGCTGTGATCCGGTTGATTTTTTATGTTTGACATTGTTTTGTTTGTCAAGTAATTGTTTTTCATTAACGATATACGAAAAACTATACAATGACTTGTTCCCGGCGACTGCGTCGCCGGGAATCGCGGCGCTGGCTACGTCCAGTTCCCCGCCCGGCGCGCTCTACGCGCCGCGATTATGCAAAAGGAAAGGAGAAAGAATGCCCCAGGAAATTTTAACAACTGAGCAAAAGGAATTCAGACGTAAATGGGTTGTGCTTATCTCTGCCCTTGAGTCGCTGTTTGAGAGCGGTATTAAGATTTTTGCCGCGATCTATACAGGCAGCGCGGGCCTTTTGGCAGATTCTATTCATTCCGCAGCCGATGTCGCCGGGTCGTTTCTGGTCTGGATCGGGGTAAGGCTGGCTCCCCAAAAATTCAAACGTTTTCCTTTCGGATTCTACAAAATTGAGAACCTGCTGGCGTTAGCCATAGGTCTGGCCATTCTGTACGGCGCATACGAGATTCTCCAGGTTTTCATTTCAGGGGGAAGCGTCTTGCCGAAAAATATCCCGGTCGGCATTGCCGCCGTTTTAGCCGGCATGACGCTGGATTTTTTTTGGGGCCGATTTGAGGCAAAATCCGGCAGGCTGATCAACTCACCTGGCATTGAGGCAAGCGGCAATCATACGTTGTCAGATGTGTTCTCTTCATTGGTTGTCCTGATCGGCCTGGCAGGGGCGCTGTTTGGGGTAAACCTTGACCGCTGGGCCGCCTTGTTTGTCGCTTTAATAATTGTCAAGATAGGGGGAGAGATCATCTGGGATAATCTCAAAGTTCTCCTTGATATTTCATTGGATGCTGAAAAAATAAAATCATACTCCCAACTGCTCTCTCGGCAGCCAGGAGTTACAAAAGTGAAAAAGATCTCTGGCCGAAATGCCGGTAGCTTCAGGTTTTTGCATCTTTCCCTCGGGATAAAAGCGTATGAAATTGAACAAGCCAAAAAGATTGTGATCAATTTAAAAAAGGCGCTCAAGGATAGCGACCCCGCCATTGACCAAATTTTTATCCAGTATACCCATGAGCTGCCTGCTGTCTTAACCATTCTAATTCCCTCTGAAGAAGGCGGGAGGAAGGTGTCCGCTCATTTTGGCGATTCCAAGACTCTCACGATTCTTAAATATGATCAGGAATCAGGGACGTATACTGATCTGACGACTGAACCCAACCCTTTTCGGGAAGATGATAAGCAGCGTGGCATTAAACTGGCGCATTACATATCTGACAAGGGGATCGATTCGGTTTGTTGTCAAAAGGACTTATCGGGCAAGGGGCCGGGGTTGTTATTGCATCAATTGGGCGTTGATTTGCGGCGCACAAAAATCAATGACATGGAAGAACTGCTTGGCGACTATTTTGGCAATACTCAAAGTTGATGGCGTCGTAAAAAATCCGATCTACGGCGTTGCAGCGCTTATTTTTAATGGAAAATAGGGGACAGGCAAATAGTATTGTGCTGGGTGTAGCTCAGCTAGTAGAGCGCCGGGTTGTGGCCCCGGTTGTCTATGGTTCAAGTCCCTTCACTCACCCCATTTTTTTCCTCCGACTTCCCCCACGCGCCCGTAGCTCAGCTGGATAGAGCGCCGGACTTCGAATCCGTAGGCCGCAGGTTCGAGTCCTGCCGGGCGCGCCAGTTTGAGTTCATTGGGTTTTTTGAGTTCATGGCGCTTGTTGAGTTCCCCCACCCTTCAATTTCCAACAAAAATTCTTCCTTTTTTCAAAAAATGCAGCGCCGTTTCATACCGCCAGGGACCTATTTCCCGCGCGGATCGGTTATTTTATTTGTTGCAAAAATAGCCTGATATTGTTAAACATTTTTCCCAATGACCCTGTTGATTTTTCGGGAAGCTGTTTTTCTATGAGCGTCTCATCATATTTTTTGTATTTCGCCAGAAATCCTGAGCATGATATTTATGGCCTTATACCGCAAAAAGTGTAATGTGATCCGGTTGGTTTTTATGTTTGACATTGTTTTGCTTGTCAAGTAATTATTTTTCATTAACCATATCGGAAAACTATACAGTCACTTGTTCCCGGCCCCGGCATGCTCACGCGCCGGAACAAGGAACTGGACCCGACCGCGCTCGTTAAATGGGACTATGCCTGCGACCTACTCCCCATCCGCCGTGCTCGCGGGTCAGCGCCGCGATTGGAGGACCAGAAATATAGATGCCAAATGTCGAAACATTGTTGCTCACTGAAACTGATGGAGCTTGTGCCTATTGCGGGATCAAGGACTACCGCGTACTGACAACCCATCACATTGAGCAACAGGAACCAAAAAATGAATCGTATGACAACAAAATCATCCTATGCCATAACTGTCATCATCTGCACCACCAGAATAAAGGCCCATCAAAAGACGACATAGTAGCTATCAAGAAACGCCTGATTTGCAAAGTTGTGACACAGTATGGTGTAAACGCGTTAAAAGAGAGCTACCGAAAGGGTTTTGTTGCCGCTGCACCATATTTGGTTAACCATC contains the following coding sequences:
- a CDS encoding ABC transporter permease gives rise to the protein MDISPAMLFSGVLAVAAPIVLAVLGETLTEKSGVINLSIDGVILLTAMVAFATAYETGSVAAGFVSAAAVGGLCALVVAVFSVYLGRSQTAVGFALTLMARDLAYFLGNPYAGVRGPQAETAPIWLLRDIPFFGEAFFSHSVPVYMGFFLTFLLWFFIYKTPAGLSLRSVGERPEASYARGLSPRPIRMLCVVCGGIFTGLAGAAFSLSVKPGWGRPQGAEGTGWIALALVIFGGWHPVRAVLGACFFSFLQIAGIYFQGWFPSIPAQALQIAPFPLMIFALLIMDFAQKESVLDWAGKRRLAKSVLKIFSGRPPAALGKPYKPD
- a CDS encoding Sugar ABC transporter ATP-binding protein, whose translation is MTHRDSDIHVEMRDIRKYYGPVKANDGVSLVIKKGSIHGALGENGAGKSTLMKILAGAVQKTGGSIRIDGRRADFKNPAMALRAGVGMLFQEPMDFPGLTVLENFMLGQSGGDRKTFLKKLEGAMARFNFNLDPGALEESLTIGQRHQLELLRLLEKGVRVLILDEPATGISDRLKEGLFEALRRLAAMGKSVVLVSHKLEDVRALCDEVTVLRRGKVAGRISRPFDAETVFEMMFKTRPPPFRAPASVAGEAVLEFRHVSAGGPGPGLKNCHVTARRGEITALLGVEGSGQSLFFRMGAGLKRPGAGEVFLRGQNMTGKPFRRFQEMGAAFLPADRVGEGLISSFSISEHFILKRKKGFFLNRKQGLETARAAIGRFDIKGSPGSAAGALSGGNQQRLLMSFLPQNPAVLLLEDPARGLDPESARMVWERLKRHAVNGAAVLFSSSEIDDAIMAAHRALVFFNGAIIKDFNMENADVGEIGRAIAGDIRSDA
- a CDS encoding hypothetical protein (Evidence 5 : Unknown function), with protein sequence MSRQKQTRPRAKVAALIHASPGEIIFTSCGKESDNATIESNPGKKHIIASRVERPAAKTFSTLISSIYYFTTRCKGNPLL
- a CDS encoding BMP family ABC transporter substrate-binding protein codes for the protein MMNKKTFGSIFAVAVALSMLMMAPAHSVRAAEKEWVFGLLLVGPRNDRGWSQAHFEAGKYVEKKIPGTRMIYIDKVNPSDRPGVTVPQLVEDMVEKGARLIIANSDDMKDGARQAALMYPGVRFIHVSGDDVLTGKAPKNLSNLMGRMEYGKMMAGFAAALSTKTGKLAYLGPLLNEETRRLTASAYLGARYAWEKVLGKDPKDLTFKVTWIGFWFNIPGVTADPTQVTRNFFNSGHDVVISGIDTTEALVVADQKRREGKRVWAVPYDYVGACGSAPEVCLGVPYFNWGPDYVNFIKKLRAGRWESEWIWSHPDWKNINDPDSSPVGFIPGKGLSANAKKSLDAFIQDLGSGAVNLFTGPLDYQDGSVFVKKGETATDSQVWRMRDLLKGMTGRGAAE
- a CDS encoding conserved hypothetical protein (Evidence 4 : Unknown function but conserved in other organisms) — encoded protein: MRNNIPFGYLFILFWFIFVPPLLSYAAEKNIDLSKGQVLYVPAYSHIYSGNRERPFMLTVTLSIRNIDPKHRIKINMVDYYETQGKLLKKYMDKPIILNPLGSLRYVISERDKTGGSGANFMVEWQSNKFVNPPIIESIMIGTQSQQGVSFTSRGKVIYTAD
- a CDS encoding conserved hypothetical protein (Evidence 4 : Unknown function but conserved in other organisms), with the translated sequence MKSIKYLLLTLSLIFLSGCLLTKAVTVPMRVGGAVISVVPVVGDVVDEAIDKAADVVDKIPL
- a CDS encoding ABC transporter permease, with the protein product MSAKSAGPSPAIYGLMRKPPPLLSSVFRACAAAGAAFAFAALALFLAGADPVDACFLMLKGSLGSWGKFARVIQVWIPLVLCACGLLFTFRMNLWNIGVEGQMIVGAVCATALLRMGPAVDFPALFLCLSFFAGAAGGALWAMVAGFLKTKGGVNEIFAGLGLNFVAQGLVLWLIFGKWRRPGSASMSGTALFEPGLWLSVWPNFRISPAGLALALAAIAAAGFVLNRARIGLHFRAIGENRAAAFLLGARPARLMIIGMVLAGGFAGLAGTVQVTGVYHRLIPAISSNYGYLALLVAMLSNYGIRMVPVVAFFFACLNVGSIQLPMVLQIDSSLSGVIQGALVLAALGARSWHDLKHTRRAE
- a CDS encoding conserved hypothetical protein (Evidence 4 : Unknown function but conserved in other organisms), translated to MDFTPSPIQTLALWRLLFSDDPAPMQSRLKPRLTPAQRKELADAGLICLSKRGRAFYVELTEKAWAWAEKNLDAPFSRTVNAAAPFACLLSALKRHMAAENIPLTEILRPKENGEKHKKAETSRNAVSPGRGIRRGKDHEKDQGKKRIKAACLEASGGRLNVRIRLARLREIADDIPPRTLEAIIRDMQLDGTAVLYPLDDPSEITPEDEAAAVLVMGRKNHILYMTSM